From a region of the Mytilus galloprovincialis chromosome 3, xbMytGall1.hap1.1, whole genome shotgun sequence genome:
- the LOC143069866 gene encoding uncharacterized protein LOC143069866 produces the protein MKIATIESELIYNLVKDYLDGVDMGSGCMWIGLYWELQTLRHVWDDGEPLTWAHWYTGDPSCTNPTYDTHCNGIERKCVSFTQEFNFRTKDCNGMCNMLCESNRSRIEITTSSNNLTLSSATPTEITTSSNNLTLSSATPTEITTSSNNLTLSSAPPTEIKASSNLTLSSAPPTEITASSNNLTLSSATPTEITTSSNNLTLSSATPTEKTTSSNNLTLSSATPTEITTSSNNLTLSSATPTEITTSSNNLTLSSATPTEITTSSNNLTLSSATPTEITTISNNLTLSSATPTEITTAPPTEITTSNINLKLSSATPTEELSSTTEITNVITASPALNTLWKVGAWSFHYIHLDNKDVNLTHARKLCKEKNMDIVMIKDEGRWQIIKDIIQYLQLNGINNTGYWIGMVWHENLQKHKWLDNHTVTWTKWSDEEPKCMGGRITLWSAVGVCQGKIQNCVVSNGSFVRTSNCSNLHKVICQQYIPLVAASTDVVETRPKLLNCKCSMQKINQKWHFLDGANISETKVENLVQKDFEDNVKGNISVNKSSLSRVIQKRNSIDDKRPESKAIGWSATLFVAIPVTFIIIVDVIDMIRYLRSP, from the exons ATGAAGATAGCAACGATAGAATCAGAACTTATCTATAACTTAGTGAAGGATTATCTCGATGGTGTTGACAT GGGAAGTGGATGTATGTGGATCGGACTCTATTGGGAGCTACAAACATTACGTCACGTGTGGGACGATGGTGAACCCCTTACCTGGGCACACTGGTATACTGGTGACCCTTCTTGTACGAATCCAACGTATGATACTCACTGCAATGGTATTGAAAGAAAATGTGTGTCCTTCACTCAGGAATTTAATTTCAGAACTAAGGATTGCAATGGAATGTGTAATATGTTATGTGAAAGCA ACAGGTCACGTATAGAGATAACAACAAGTAGTAATAACTTGACACTGTCGTCAGCCACACCTACAGAGATAACAACCAGTAGTAATAACTTGACACTGTCGTCAGCCACACCTACAGAGATAACAACAAGTAGTAATAACTTAACACTGTCGTCAGCCCCACCCACAGAGATAAAAGCAAGTAGTAATTTAACACTGTCGTCAGCCCCACCTACAGAGATAACAGCAAGTAGTAATAACTTAACACTGTCGTCAGCCACACCTACAGAGATAACAACAAGTAGTAATAACTTGACACTGTCGTCAGCCACACCCACAGAGAAAACAACAAGTAGTAATAACTTAACACTGTCGTCAGCCACACCTACAGAGATAACAACAAGTAGTAATAACTTGACACTGTCGTCAGCCACACCCACAGAGATAACAACAAGTAGTAATAACTTAACACTGTCGTCAGCCACACCTACAGAGATAACAACAAGTAGTAATAACTTGACACTGTCGTCAGCCACACCCACAGAGATAACAACAATTAGTAATAACTTAACACTATCGTCAGCCACACCTACAGAGATAACAACAGCGCCACCTACAGAGATAACAACAAGTAATATTAACTTAAAACTATCATCAGCCACACCTACAGAAGAATTGTCTTCGACAACAGAGATTACAAACGTTATAACAGCATCTCCGGCTTTGAACACTTTATGGAAGGTTGGAGCATGGTCATTCCATTACATTCACCTTGATAATAAAGACGTGAATTTGACCCATGCACGAAAACTATGTAAAGAGAAGAACATGGACATCGTTATGATCAAAGATGAAGGTAGATGGCAGATTATAAAAGATATCATTCAGTATCTACAACTTAATGGGAT TAATAACACTGGTTATTGGATTGGTATGGTATGGCACGAAAACCTTCAAAAGCACAAATGGCTAGACAATCACACAGTTACATGGACTAAATGGTCCGATGAAGAACCGAAATGCATGGGAGGAAGGATTACGTTGTGGTCAGCAGTGGGAGTATGTCaaggaaaaatacaaaattgtgttGTTTCTAATGGCTCTTTTGTCAGGACTAGTAACTGTTCTAATCTACATAAAGTCATTTGTCAACAGT ATATACCTTTGGTTGCAGCATCAACTGATG TTGTAGAGACACGGCCAAAACTTCTCAACTGTAAATGTTCTATGCAGAAAATAAATCAGAAATGGCACTTTCTTGATGGAGCTAACATTTCGGAGACAAAAGTTGAAAACTTGGTTCAGAAAGACTTTGAAGATAATGTAAAGGGAAATATAAGTGTTAACAAGTCATCACTGTCAAGGGTAATTCAGAAAAGGAATTCTATAGATGATAAAAGACCTGAATCTAAAGCAATAGGATGGTCGGCAACACTGTTTGTAGCAATTCCAGTTACCTTTATTATAATAGTTGATGTGATAGACATGATACGATATTTACGTTCGCCATAG